A single window of Modestobacter italicus DNA harbors:
- the coaBC gene encoding bifunctional phosphopantothenoylcysteine decarboxylase/phosphopantothenate--cysteine ligase CoaBC produces the protein MSRIVLGVGGGVAAYKSALLLRALTERGHDVRVVPTASALRFVGAATFEALSGNPVSTEVWDDVPEVAHVRIGQTADLVLVNPATADLLARAASGRADDLLTATLLTAHCPVVFVPAMHTEMWLHPATQDNVATLRRRGAVVLPPAVGRLTGPDSGPGRLPEPADVAALAEVVLTAGAAALRPDLAGRRVLISAGGTREPLDPVRFLGNRSSGMQGWALARVAAARGAEVVLVAANVEVPAPFGVRVVPVGSAEELRTAMTAEAPSADVVVMAAAVADFRPGTVAASKLKKGSTGEPTSVDLVRNPDVLVELVAARPPGQQVVGFAAETGDAEGDVLSHARAKLARKGVDLLVVNDVSAGQVFGRADNEVTVLAADGTVTPLPAGRKDVVAAGVWDAVAAAATGSG, from the coding sequence ATGAGCCGGATCGTGCTGGGCGTCGGCGGCGGCGTGGCCGCCTACAAGTCGGCGCTGCTGCTGCGCGCGCTCACCGAGCGCGGGCACGACGTGCGGGTGGTGCCCACCGCGTCCGCGCTGCGCTTCGTCGGCGCGGCCACCTTCGAGGCGCTGAGCGGCAACCCCGTCTCCACCGAGGTGTGGGACGACGTCCCCGAGGTCGCCCACGTGCGGATCGGGCAGACCGCCGACCTCGTCCTGGTCAACCCCGCCACCGCCGACCTGCTCGCCCGCGCCGCGTCCGGCCGGGCCGACGACCTGCTCACCGCCACGCTGCTCACCGCGCACTGCCCGGTCGTGTTCGTGCCCGCCATGCACACCGAGATGTGGCTGCACCCGGCCACTCAGGACAACGTGGCCACCCTGCGCCGCCGCGGCGCGGTCGTGCTGCCGCCCGCCGTCGGCCGGCTGACCGGCCCGGACTCCGGTCCCGGCCGGCTGCCCGAGCCCGCCGACGTCGCCGCGCTGGCCGAGGTGGTCCTCACTGCCGGTGCCGCGGCGCTGCGGCCGGACCTCGCCGGCCGCCGGGTGCTGATCAGCGCCGGGGGCACCCGCGAGCCGCTGGACCCGGTGCGGTTCCTCGGCAACCGCTCCTCCGGCATGCAGGGCTGGGCGCTGGCCCGGGTCGCCGCCGCCCGCGGCGCCGAGGTCGTGCTGGTCGCGGCCAACGTGGAGGTGCCGGCACCGTTCGGCGTCCGCGTCGTCCCGGTCGGTTCGGCCGAGGAGCTGCGCACGGCGATGACCGCCGAGGCGCCGTCCGCGGACGTCGTGGTCATGGCCGCCGCGGTCGCCGACTTCCGCCCCGGCACGGTCGCCGCCAGCAAGCTCAAGAAGGGCAGCACCGGCGAGCCGACGTCGGTGGACCTGGTCCGCAACCCCGACGTCCTGGTCGAGCTGGTGGCCGCCCGGCCGCCCGGGCAGCAGGTGGTCGGCTTCGCGGCCGAGACCGGTGACGCCGAGGGCGACGTGCTCAGCCACGCCCGCGCCAAGCTGGCCCGCAAGGGCGTCGACCTGCTGGTGGTCAACGACGTCTCGGCCGGGCAGGTCTTCGGCCGCGCGGACAACGAGGTCACCGTGCTCGCCGCCGACGGCACCGTCACGCCCCTCCCGGCCGGCCGCAAGGACGTCGTCGCCGCGGGCGTCTGGGACGCGGTCGCCGCCGCGGCCACCGGGTCGGGCTGA
- the mihF gene encoding integration host factor, actinobacterial type: MPLPELSPEQRAAALEKAAAARKARAELREKLKSKGTTVGDVLKQGETDEVIGKMRVSAVLESLPGVGKARAAKIMERLEISPTRRVRGLGANQRRALEAEFAGEQVQPEQVPSEGLV; encoded by the coding sequence GTGCCCCTTCCCGAGTTGTCACCCGAACAGCGCGCCGCCGCCCTGGAGAAGGCCGCTGCGGCCCGCAAGGCCCGTGCCGAGCTCCGCGAGAAGCTCAAGAGCAAGGGCACCACGGTCGGCGACGTCCTCAAGCAGGGCGAGACCGACGAGGTCATCGGCAAGATGCGCGTCTCCGCCGTCCTGGAGTCGCTCCCGGGCGTCGGCAAGGCCCGCGCCGCCAAGATCATGGAGCGGCTCGAGATCTCGCCGACCCGCCGCGTCCGGGGCCTGGGCGCCAACCAGCGCCGGGCGCTCGAGGCCGAGTTCGCCGGCGAGCAGGTGCAGCCCGAGCAGGTCCCATCCGAGGGCCTCGTCTGA
- the gmk gene encoding guanylate kinase — MARPHARLTVLSGPSGVGKGTVVAEVRRRHPEVWVSVSATTRKPRPGEVDGEHYWFVDDAFFDDLIAKGGLLEWAEYAGNRYGTPKDPVDEQLRAGSPALLEIELQGARQVRERAPEAQLVFLAPPSWAALVSRLAGRGTEHPEVQERRLALAQAELDAAGEFDVVVVNDDVARAADELVRLLTAPPPAGP, encoded by the coding sequence GTGGCCCGTCCGCACGCCCGCCTGACGGTCCTGTCGGGCCCCTCCGGCGTCGGCAAGGGCACGGTCGTCGCCGAGGTCCGGCGCCGGCACCCCGAGGTGTGGGTGTCGGTGTCGGCCACCACCCGCAAGCCGCGGCCCGGTGAGGTGGACGGCGAGCACTACTGGTTCGTCGACGACGCCTTCTTCGACGACCTGATCGCCAAGGGCGGCCTCCTGGAGTGGGCGGAGTACGCGGGCAACCGCTACGGGACCCCCAAGGACCCGGTCGACGAGCAGCTGCGGGCCGGCTCGCCGGCGCTGCTGGAGATCGAGCTGCAGGGCGCCCGCCAGGTGCGCGAGCGCGCGCCGGAGGCACAGCTCGTCTTCCTGGCCCCGCCCTCGTGGGCGGCGCTGGTCAGCCGGCTGGCCGGCCGGGGCACCGAGCACCCGGAGGTCCAGGAGCGCCGGCTGGCCCTCGCGCAGGCCGAGCTGGACGCCGCCGGGGAGTTCGACGTGGTGGTCGTCAACGACGACGTGGCCCGGGCCGCGGACGAGTTGGTACGATTGCTGACTGCGCCACCGCCCGCCGGTCCCTGA
- a CDS encoding dihydroorotate dehydrogenase, with product MTTTDVPGFGAETGAGFGAETVDMGTALAWAPVPSPVLTASGCSAFGQELEPFVDLGALGAVVTKSVQLQPRSGRPTPRMAETPSGMLNSIGLQGPGIDGLLADDLPWLARRGARAFVSIAGTRVEHFAQLASRLRGVPGVLGLEVNISCPNVESRGEVFACDPVAAADVVAAVREAADPAQPVYAKLSPDVTDIVAIARSVSEAGADGLSMINTLLGLVIDPDTMRPVLGGVTGGLSGPAIRPVALRCVWQVHQALPEVPVLGMGGIRSGLDALQFVLAGASAVSVGTAVFNDPSAPARVHAELAEALAQRGFARLADAVGYAHR from the coding sequence ATGACCACCACCGACGTACCCGGTTTCGGCGCCGAAACCGGCGCGGGTTTCGGCGCCGAAACCGTGGACATGGGGACGGCGCTGGCCTGGGCGCCGGTGCCGAGCCCGGTGCTGACCGCCTCGGGGTGCTCGGCGTTCGGGCAGGAGCTCGAGCCGTTCGTCGACCTGGGTGCCCTCGGCGCGGTGGTGACCAAGTCGGTCCAGCTGCAGCCGCGCTCGGGCCGCCCCACGCCGCGGATGGCCGAGACGCCCAGCGGGATGCTCAACTCCATCGGCCTGCAGGGGCCGGGCATCGACGGCCTGCTCGCCGACGACCTGCCCTGGCTGGCCCGGCGCGGCGCCCGGGCGTTCGTGTCCATCGCCGGCACCCGGGTCGAGCACTTCGCCCAGCTGGCGAGCCGGCTGCGCGGCGTGCCGGGCGTGCTCGGGCTGGAGGTCAACATCTCCTGCCCGAACGTCGAGAGCCGCGGCGAGGTCTTCGCCTGCGACCCGGTCGCCGCCGCCGACGTGGTCGCCGCGGTGCGGGAGGCCGCCGACCCGGCCCAGCCGGTCTACGCCAAGCTGAGCCCGGACGTGACCGACATCGTCGCGATCGCGCGGTCGGTCAGCGAGGCCGGCGCCGACGGGCTGTCGATGATCAACACCCTGCTCGGGTTGGTCATCGACCCGGACACGATGCGCCCGGTGCTGGGCGGGGTCACCGGCGGGCTGTCCGGCCCGGCGATCCGCCCGGTCGCGCTGCGCTGCGTCTGGCAGGTGCACCAGGCGCTGCCGGAGGTGCCGGTGCTCGGCATGGGCGGCATCCGCAGCGGCCTGGACGCCCTGCAGTTCGTGCTCGCCGGCGCCAGCGCGGTCTCGGTCGGGACGGCGGTCTTCAACGACCCCTCGGCGCCTGCCCGGGTCCACGCCGAGCTCGCCGAGGCCCTCGCGCAGCGCGGGTTCGCCCGGCTCGCCGACGCCGTCGGGTACGCGCACCGGTGA
- a CDS encoding dihydroorotate dehydrogenase electron transfer subunit codes for MTDLLTQPAAPAPEPPVQRVVEVVGRRPVGAYVELAFAAPEVAGRAVPGQFVAFAVGGRESAMLLRRSIAIAGTGDGRLTVVVAPHGPGSTWLAGLRPGDTVDVVGPLGRPFPLPEPGTAALLVGGGYGAAALVGLAGALRERGSDVAAVAGAATADRLCSVDELTALADVTVLTDDGSAGRRGWVTDAVAELVGQVGVVYACGPMGMLRAVAELATAAGVPSYVAVEESMACGIGVCMTCVLPVVGADGRTRFSRSCTEGPVFGGDRVRFADVGTLTADVVGAAAMGVLPA; via the coding sequence GTGACCGACCTGCTCACCCAGCCCGCGGCACCGGCGCCGGAGCCGCCGGTGCAGCGGGTGGTCGAGGTGGTCGGCCGCCGTCCGGTGGGGGCCTACGTCGAGCTGGCGTTCGCCGCGCCGGAGGTCGCCGGTCGCGCGGTGCCCGGGCAGTTCGTCGCCTTCGCCGTCGGCGGCCGGGAGTCGGCGATGCTGCTGCGCCGCTCGATCGCGATCGCCGGCACCGGCGACGGCCGGCTGACCGTCGTCGTCGCCCCGCACGGCCCCGGGTCGACCTGGCTGGCCGGGTTGCGTCCCGGCGACACCGTGGACGTCGTCGGCCCGCTGGGCCGCCCGTTCCCGCTCCCCGAGCCCGGTACGGCCGCGCTGCTGGTCGGCGGCGGCTACGGAGCGGCCGCGCTGGTCGGCCTCGCCGGCGCGCTGCGCGAGCGGGGCTCGGACGTCGCCGCCGTCGCCGGGGCCGCCACGGCCGACCGGCTGTGCTCGGTCGACGAGCTGACCGCGCTGGCCGACGTCACCGTGCTCACCGACGACGGCAGCGCGGGCCGCCGGGGCTGGGTCACCGACGCCGTCGCCGAGCTGGTCGGGCAGGTGGGTGTCGTCTACGCCTGCGGGCCGATGGGGATGCTGCGCGCGGTCGCGGAGCTGGCCACCGCGGCCGGGGTGCCCTCCTACGTCGCGGTGGAGGAGTCGATGGCCTGCGGGATCGGGGTCTGCATGACGTGCGTGCTGCCGGTGGTCGGCGCCGACGGGCGCACCCGGTTCAGCCGGTCCTGCACCGAGGGGCCGGTGTTCGGCGGGGACCGGGTCCGGTTCGCCGACGTCGGCACGCTGACCGCCGACGTCGTCGGCGCCGCCGCGATGGGGGTGCTGCCGGCATGA
- the rpoZ gene encoding DNA-directed RNA polymerase subunit omega has product MSGVAPAPEGITNPPIDELLERTSSKYGLVIYAAKRARQINAYYSQLSEGLLEYVGPLVDTAPQEKPLSIALREINEGLLTHTAGEN; this is encoded by the coding sequence GTGTCCGGAGTCGCACCCGCCCCTGAGGGCATCACCAACCCGCCCATCGACGAGCTGCTCGAGCGCACCAGCAGCAAGTACGGGCTGGTCATCTACGCCGCCAAGCGCGCGCGCCAGATCAACGCCTACTACAGCCAGCTCTCCGAGGGCCTGCTGGAGTACGTCGGCCCGCTGGTCGACACCGCACCCCAGGAGAAGCCGCTCTCGATCGCGCTGCGCGAGATCAACGAGGGCCTGCTGACCCACACCGCCGGCGAGAACTAG
- a CDS encoding primosomal protein N' has translation MARVVVDVPLAHLDRPFDYAVPDELAEQVVAGCRVRVRFAGKLVDGVVLELAGSTDHTGKLAPLAKVVSAEPVLTPEVAELARSVADRYAGSMTDVLRLALPPRRGAPEKKPRLDPPPPPAAPDPAGFARYPTGPELLGAVAAGHPARAVWTALPGEDWPTRLAELAQAALSGGRGALVVVPDGKDLDRLAAAAERLLPAGSVAVLRADAAPDTRYGRFLSASRGTAQVVLGTRGAVFAPVRDLGVVVIWDDGDDLHAEPRAPYPHARDVLVHRAHLASCAAVVAGTARTAEAALLVESGWAHELVADRAALRAAAPRVEALGSDFELARDPGARSARLPTLGFAAARRALADGTPVLIQVPRSGYVPSLVCDRCRAPARCAHCAGPLGIAPSPGAGGVRIAACRWCARPAATFDCPHCHGAKLRAAVIGASRTAEELGRAFPGAAVRVSGRTSGVLATVPGDPAIVVATPGAEPVAEGGYGAALLLDSWALLGRADLRAGEETMRRWMNAAALVRPGGHVVVAADAAHPVVQALVRWDPAGLATRELADRRELGFPPITRMASLSASSASLAEFLAALRLPEGADVLGPVPEPPRPGQEGERERYLVRVRRSDGVALARALHEVQGVRSAKKAPEHVRVQLDPLELA, from the coding sequence GTGGCCCGGGTCGTCGTCGACGTGCCGCTGGCGCACCTGGACCGGCCCTTCGACTACGCCGTCCCCGACGAGCTGGCCGAGCAGGTGGTGGCCGGCTGCCGGGTGCGGGTGCGGTTCGCCGGCAAGCTGGTCGACGGCGTCGTCCTCGAGCTGGCCGGCAGCACCGACCACACCGGCAAGCTCGCCCCGCTGGCCAAGGTGGTCTCCGCTGAGCCGGTGCTCACCCCCGAGGTCGCCGAGCTGGCCCGGTCGGTCGCCGACCGCTACGCCGGCTCGATGACCGACGTGCTGCGGCTCGCCCTGCCGCCGCGCCGGGGCGCCCCGGAGAAGAAGCCGCGGCTCGACCCGCCCCCGCCGCCGGCGGCCCCCGACCCGGCCGGGTTCGCCCGCTACCCGACCGGCCCGGAGCTGCTCGGCGCCGTCGCCGCCGGCCACCCCGCCCGGGCCGTGTGGACCGCGCTGCCGGGGGAGGACTGGCCCACCCGGCTGGCCGAGCTGGCCCAGGCGGCGCTGTCCGGGGGGCGGGGGGCGCTGGTCGTCGTCCCCGACGGCAAGGACCTGGACCGGCTCGCCGCCGCCGCCGAGCGGCTGCTGCCCGCGGGGTCGGTCGCGGTGCTGCGCGCCGACGCCGCCCCCGACACCCGCTACGGACGCTTCCTGTCCGCCTCGCGTGGCACCGCCCAGGTCGTGCTGGGGACCCGCGGGGCGGTGTTCGCCCCGGTGCGCGACCTCGGCGTGGTCGTCATCTGGGACGACGGTGACGACCTGCACGCCGAGCCCCGCGCCCCCTACCCGCACGCCCGCGACGTGCTCGTGCACCGGGCACATCTCGCCTCCTGCGCCGCGGTGGTCGCCGGCACCGCCCGCACGGCCGAGGCCGCGCTGCTGGTGGAGTCCGGCTGGGCGCACGAGCTGGTCGCCGACCGCGCCGCGCTGCGGGCCGCCGCGCCGCGGGTGGAGGCGCTGGGCAGCGACTTCGAGCTCGCCCGCGACCCCGGTGCGCGGTCGGCCCGGCTGCCCACGCTCGGCTTCGCCGCCGCCCGCCGGGCGCTGGCCGACGGGACGCCGGTGCTCATCCAGGTGCCCCGCTCCGGCTACGTCCCCTCCTTGGTCTGCGACCGCTGCCGTGCCCCGGCCCGCTGCGCGCACTGCGCCGGACCGCTCGGCATCGCGCCGTCGCCCGGTGCCGGCGGGGTCCGGATCGCCGCGTGCCGCTGGTGCGCGCGGCCGGCGGCGACCTTCGACTGCCCGCACTGCCACGGCGCCAAGCTGCGGGCCGCGGTCATCGGCGCCTCCCGCACCGCGGAGGAGCTGGGCCGGGCCTTCCCGGGTGCCGCGGTGCGGGTGTCCGGCCGGACCTCCGGGGTGCTGGCCACCGTCCCCGGCGACCCGGCGATCGTCGTCGCCACCCCGGGGGCCGAGCCGGTCGCCGAGGGCGGGTACGGCGCCGCGCTGCTGCTGGACTCCTGGGCGCTGCTGGGCCGCGCCGACCTGCGGGCGGGGGAGGAGACGATGCGCCGCTGGATGAACGCGGCCGCGCTGGTCCGCCCCGGCGGGCACGTGGTGGTCGCCGCCGACGCCGCGCACCCGGTGGTGCAGGCCCTGGTGCGCTGGGACCCGGCCGGGCTGGCCACCCGGGAGCTGGCCGACCGGCGGGAGCTGGGGTTCCCGCCGATCACCCGGATGGCCTCGCTGTCGGCGTCGTCGGCGTCGCTCGCCGAGTTCCTGGCGGCCCTGCGGCTGCCCGAGGGGGCCGACGTCCTCGGGCCGGTGCCCGAGCCGCCCCGCCCCGGGCAGGAGGGCGAGCGCGAGCGGTACCTGGTCCGGGTGCGGCGCAGCGACGGCGTGGCGCTGGCCCGCGCGCTGCACGAGGTGCAGGGGGTGCGCAGCGCGAAGAAGGCGCCCGAGCACGTGCGCGTCCAGTTGGACCCCCTCGAGCTCGCCTGA
- the pyrF gene encoding orotidine-5'-phosphate decarboxylase translates to MSAPFGERLAGAVAARGPLCVGIDPHVPLLADWGLPDTPEGLARFTDAVVDALAGHVAVLKPQLAFYERHGSRGLAVLEEAVVRARAAGALVLLDAKRGDIGSTMDAYADYLRPEHPLAVDALTVSPYLGPGSLQPAVDTARLTGGGLFVLARTSNPDAGTFQHARVGERTVAQAVVDTVRGWNTPAWVVGDPLPDIGAVRDVAGRWGPGTGSFGVVVGATLAELDVDLDGLGGPVLAPGLGAQGGSVADLRRLFGAGRAVVPTVSRDVLRAGPDPTALRAAADRWTAELAG, encoded by the coding sequence GTGAGCGCGCCCTTCGGCGAGCGGCTCGCCGGCGCCGTCGCCGCCCGCGGGCCGCTGTGCGTGGGCATCGACCCGCACGTGCCGCTGCTGGCCGACTGGGGGCTGCCGGACACCCCTGAGGGCCTGGCCCGGTTCACCGACGCCGTCGTCGACGCCCTCGCCGGGCACGTCGCCGTGCTGAAGCCGCAGCTGGCGTTCTACGAGCGGCACGGCTCGCGGGGGCTGGCCGTGCTGGAGGAGGCCGTCGTGCGCGCCCGCGCTGCCGGGGCGCTGGTGCTGCTGGACGCCAAGCGCGGTGACATCGGCTCGACGATGGACGCGTACGCCGACTACCTGCGCCCGGAGCACCCGCTGGCCGTCGACGCGCTGACGGTCAGCCCCTACCTCGGCCCGGGCTCGCTGCAGCCGGCCGTGGACACCGCCCGGCTGACCGGCGGCGGGCTGTTCGTCCTCGCCCGGACGTCGAACCCGGACGCCGGCACCTTCCAGCACGCCCGCGTGGGGGAGCGGACGGTCGCCCAGGCCGTCGTCGACACCGTGCGCGGCTGGAACACCCCGGCCTGGGTCGTGGGCGACCCCCTCCCGGACATCGGCGCCGTCCGGGACGTCGCCGGGCGGTGGGGCCCGGGCACCGGGTCCTTCGGGGTCGTCGTCGGCGCCACCCTCGCCGAGCTGGACGTCGACCTCGACGGGCTCGGCGGGCCGGTGCTGGCCCCGGGGCTGGGCGCGCAGGGCGGGTCGGTGGCCGACCTGCGCCGACTGTTCGGGGCGGGGCGCGCCGTCGTCCCCACGGTCTCCCGGGACGTGCTGCGGGCGGGGCCCGACCCGACCGCGCTGCGCGCCGCAGCGGACCGCTGGACGGCCGAGCTCGCCGGGTGA
- the metK gene encoding methionine adenosyltransferase: protein MPRRLFTSESVTEGHPDKIADQISDSILDAMLEQDPRSRVAVETLITTGQVHIAGEVTTSGYVDIADIVRRTVLGIGYDSSRKGFDGASCGVSVSLGAQSPDIAQGVDSAYEARTAGLSDAEHRAAVADDLIERQGAGDQGLMFGYASDETPELMPLPIALAHRLSKRLSTVRKDGSVPYLRPDGKTQVTVVYEDDRPVAVDTVVVSSQHAEDISIDTLLAPDVQELVVEPELAALGLPTTGYRLLVNPTGKFVIGGPMGDAGLTGRKIIVDTYGGMARHGGGAFSGKDPSKVDRSGAYAMRWVAKNVVAAGLARRCEVQVAYAIGAAHPVGLFVETFGTNTVPEEALEKAISAVFDLRPGAIVRDLDLLRPIYAPTAAYGHFGRTDVELPWERLDRVDALKSTLAV from the coding sequence GTGCCACGCCGTCTCTTCACCTCCGAGTCGGTGACCGAGGGCCACCCCGACAAGATCGCCGACCAGATCAGCGACTCGATCCTGGACGCGATGCTCGAGCAGGACCCGCGCAGCCGGGTGGCCGTCGAGACCCTCATCACCACCGGTCAGGTGCACATCGCCGGGGAGGTCACCACCTCCGGCTACGTCGACATCGCCGACATCGTGCGCAGGACCGTGCTCGGCATCGGCTACGACTCCTCGCGCAAGGGGTTCGACGGTGCCTCCTGCGGCGTCAGCGTCTCCCTCGGTGCGCAGTCCCCGGACATCGCGCAGGGCGTCGACTCCGCCTACGAGGCCCGCACGGCCGGCCTCAGCGACGCCGAGCACCGCGCCGCGGTCGCCGACGACCTGATCGAGCGCCAGGGCGCCGGGGACCAGGGCCTCATGTTCGGCTACGCCTCCGACGAGACGCCCGAGCTGATGCCGCTGCCGATCGCGCTGGCGCACCGGCTGTCCAAGCGGCTGTCCACCGTCCGCAAGGACGGGTCGGTGCCCTACCTGCGGCCCGACGGCAAGACCCAGGTCACCGTTGTCTACGAGGACGACCGGCCGGTCGCCGTCGACACCGTCGTCGTCTCCTCGCAGCACGCCGAGGACATCTCGATCGACACCCTGCTCGCCCCCGACGTGCAGGAGCTCGTCGTGGAGCCCGAGCTCGCCGCGCTGGGCCTGCCCACCACCGGCTACCGGCTGCTGGTCAACCCGACCGGCAAGTTCGTCATCGGCGGCCCCATGGGCGACGCCGGGCTCACCGGCCGCAAGATCATCGTCGACACCTACGGCGGCATGGCCCGGCACGGTGGCGGTGCCTTCTCCGGCAAGGACCCCTCGAAGGTCGACCGGTCCGGCGCCTACGCGATGCGCTGGGTGGCCAAGAACGTGGTCGCGGCCGGCCTGGCCCGCCGCTGCGAGGTGCAGGTCGCCTACGCGATCGGCGCGGCCCACCCGGTCGGGCTGTTCGTGGAGACCTTCGGCACCAACACGGTGCCCGAGGAGGCGCTGGAGAAGGCGATCAGCGCGGTGTTCGACCTGCGCCCCGGCGCGATCGTCCGCGACCTGGACCTGCTCCGGCCCATCTACGCGCCGACCGCGGCCTACGGCCACTTCGGCCGCACCGACGTCGAGCTGCCCTGGGAGCGGCTGGACCGGGTCGACGCGCTGAAGTCCACGCTGGCGGTCTAG